The nucleotide sequence ACGCTGTAATGATTAGCATAAAACCAACTAGTTTGATGTTACCTCCAAAAAGTGCAGATAATTCACTTTCAAACGTAAAGCCAATAATAGCTGCTGGTAGCATTGACACTGCAATTTTTGCTACAAATTTGGTGTCTTCATTCCATTTAAAAGCAAAAATGCCTTTAATGATATCGTAAATGTCTTTTCTAAAAACCACAATAGTGCTTAAGGCAGTAGCAAAGTGTAAAACGACTGTAAATAAGAGACTCTCTTCTGGAACTAAATTGTCTCCAAGTATAGCTTTGCCAAGTTCTAAATGACCACTTGATGATACAGGTAAAAATTCGGTAAGCCCTTGTATAATTCCTAATAAAATAGCGTCAATTACTTCCATGAGGCAAATGTATTAAAATAGGGTGACCTTAAAATATGAAAGAGAATTTTATTTTTTAGAATCTGTTTTATCAGGATTGAGTAGAATCGCATAAACTTGAATACCAAATCCAATAAGTACAAGTGTTGGTGCTAATCTAATACGTCTCCAATGAAATATACTCTCATCAAACACATTTGGGTCATCACTACCACCACCAGACATTAGAATAAAACCTACAGCAATAAAAGCAATGCCAATAAGCATGAATTTATAATTCTTCTTTCCAAATAGAAAATTACTTTTTGTGTCTTGTTTTCGCTTTTGTTCTCCCATAGTTAA is from Pontimicrobium sp. SW4 and encodes:
- a CDS encoding DUF3098 domain-containing protein, whose product is MGEQKRKQDTKSNFLFGKKNYKFMLIGIAFIAVGFILMSGGGSDDPNVFDESIFHWRRIRLAPTLVLIGFGIQVYAILLNPDKTDSKK